ACCAGCGTCGCGATCATCGGGAACTACACGACCGCCGGAGCGCCCGCCGCCGCTCTGGAGGCGACCGCACGGGTCGCCGCGTACAAGCTCGGACAGTACGGCGGTGACCCGGCCGGCAGCACCACGCTGGTGGCGGGCGCCACGCAGAAGAACTACGCCGGCAAGGAGTTCGTCGCCGGGCAGTCCTATCCGTTCAGCCAGATCTCGGGCCACCGGGACGGCTTCAACACCGAGTGCCCGGGCATGAAGCTCTACCCGCAGCTCGGGGACATCCGGACGCTGGCGGCCGGACCCGTGCAGGCGCTCAAGGTCACCTCGGTCGGCGGTGGGGCGTTCGCCGTCGAATCCGGCTACGAGACCCCCGGTCCCGTCACGCTGAACTGGTCCACGAGCACGCCCAGTTCGCTGATCAGCGGCTTCGAGCTCCTCGTCGACGGCCGGAGCGTCGCCACCGTCGCGGGCAGCGCCCGCTCCGCCTCCACGACGCTCGTTCCGGGCGCCCACAAGGTCGAGGTGAAGGCTGTCCACCAGTCGGGCCGGACCACGGTCGCCACGGCGGTGAACGTGAACGTCCCCAGCCCGAAGACGTTCGTGCCCGTCACCCCCGAGCGGGTCATGGACACCCGTGCGGGCCTCGGTGTGCCGAAGGCGCCGGTCGGCGCGGGCGGCGTCGTCACCCTCCAGGTGACCGGTGCCAACGGCATCCCCGCCACCGGCGTCGGCGCCGTCGTGCTCAATGTGACGGCGACGAACGTGACGGGGGAGACGAGCTATGTGTCCGTCTATCCGGACGGCACGACGCGCACGAGTGCGTCGAACCTGAACCTGGTGAAGGGGCAGACGGCGCCGAACCTGGTGATCGTGCCCGTGGTGAACGGGAAGGTGAACTTCTACAACCGTTCCGGGACCCTGGACCTGCTCGCCGACGTCACCGGCTACTTCACCTCCGTCGGTGAGGGCTCCACGCACGTCAACCTGGGGCCGAAGCGTGTGATGGACACCCGTGAGGGTCTGGGTGTGCCGAAGGCGCCGGTCGGCGCGGACAGTGCGGTCACCCTTCAGGTCGCCGGCGTCGACGGTGTGCCGGCCGAGGGTGTCACGGCTGTCGTGCTGAACGTGACGGCGACCAACGTCACCGGGGCGACCAGTTACGTGTCGGTCTATCCGGACGGGACCGAGCGCACGAGCGCGTCGAACCTGAACCTCGTCAAGGGGCAGACGGCGCCGAACCTGGTGATCGTGCCCGTGGTGAACGGGAAGGTGAACTTCTACAACCGTTCCGGGACCCTGGACCTGATCGCCGACATCACCGGCTACTTCGCCACCGGCGACGAGGGCGCGTCCCACGTCAACCTGGGGCCGAAGCGTGTGATGGACACCCGTGAGGGTCTGGGCGTGCCGAAGGCGCCGGTCGGCGCGGACGGTGTCGTCACCCTTCAGGTCGCCGGCGTCGACGGTGTGCCGGCCGAGGGTGTCACGGCTGTCGTGCTGAACGTGACGGCGACGAACGTCACCGGGGCGACCAGTTACGTGTCGGTCTATCCGGACGGGACCGAGCGCACGAGCGCGTCGAACCTGAACCTGGTGAAGGGCGAGACGGCCGCGAACCTGGTGATCGTGCCCGTGGTGAACGGGAAGGTGAGTTTCTACAACCGTTCCGGGACCCTGGACCTGATCGCCGACATCACCGGTTACTTCCGCAAGTGAGCTGAGACGGGGGCGGGGTGGTACGGGCCAGGCCCGTACCACCCCGCCCCCGTCGTGTCCGGGGCCCCGCACGCTCACCGGTAGAGCAGGTACTCCCGCCGCGTCCGCCGGAACGCGGCGAGGTCGGCTGCCCAGGCCCCCACCACCTCGTCCGTGTCCGCTCCCGCGTCGATCATCGTGCGGACCCGGGTGTTGCCGGAGAGCCGGTCGATGGCGTTGTCCGCCCGCCACGCGAACCCGCTCCACGTCCGCTTCGCGGTGACCAGCAGGGCGATGCCGGTGCGTACGGGGTCGAACGCCTCCCGGTCCTGGACGTGCACCTGCACCCCTCCGACCGTCTTCCCCTGGAACTTGGAGAACGTCGGCGCGAAGTACGCCTCGCGGAAGGCGACTCCGGGCAGGTCGAGCGCGTTCGCGGCCGCCGCCCACCGGTGGTCGACGCCCTCCGCGCCCAGCAGTTCGAAGGGCCGCGTCGTGCCCCGGCCCTCAGAGAGGTTCGTCCCCTCGAACAGACAGGTCCCGGAGTAGACCACCGCCGTCTCCGGCGTCGGCATGTTGGGGCTGGGCGGTACCCACGGCAGACCCGTGGCGTCGAAGAAGTCGGCACGCCGCCAGCCGGACATCTTCACCACCTCCAGCTCCACCGGACTCTCCGCCAGGAACTCCGTGTTGAAGAGCAGTGCCAGCTCCGCCACCGTCATGCCGTGCGCCTGCGAGATCTCCCGGCGTCCCACGAACGACGCGAAGGCCGGATCGAGCACGGGCCCCAGAGCCGCCCTGCCGGTGACCGGATTCGGCCGGTCCAGGACGACGAAGCGCTTGCCGGCGAGCGCGGCAGCCTCCATGCAGTCGTACAGGGTCCAGATGTACGTGTAGAACCGGGCCCCGGCGTCCTGGATGTCGAAGACCACCGTGTCCACACCGGACGCCGTGAAGATGTCGGCGAGCGGCCGGCCGCTCTTCAGATACGTGTCGTAGACCGGCAGCCCGGTCGCCGGGTCGTCGTACCGGCCCTCCGAACCGCCCGCCTGCGCGGTGCCCCGGAAGCCGTGTTCGGGGCCGAAGACCGCGGTCAGGTTCACCCGGTCGTCGGGGTGCATCACGTCGACGATGTGCCGGACGTCGCCGGTGATCCCGGTCGGGTTGGTGACGATGCCCACCTTCTCACCGGCGAGCAGCCGGTACCCGTCTGCGGCCAGCCGGTCGAAGCCGGTACGGACCCGGTTACGCCCGGCTCCGTGGCCGGCGGCGACGGCCGTCCCCGGCCCGGCGGCGGTCGTCGCGAGGGCCCCCATCGCACCGCCGGCAGCCAGCAAACCACGCCTGGACAGGGTCATTCCGCTACCTCCATGATCGCTTCGACTGTCATGGTCACGCACGCTAGCGCGGGTGCGGGCCACACGGAACGGCCATGACTGGGCAGATTCCCAGTCCTGCCCGGAACCCCTTCCCCGATCACATACCGACTGGTTAGTCTGCCGGGAGGACGGCTGAGAGAGGCGGAGCGGATGAGTACGGTGCAGGGCGCTGGCGTAGTGGTGACCGGAGCCGGGGGCGGGATCGGAGCCGCTCTCGCCCGGAGGTTCGCCGCGGAGGGCGCGCGGGTCGTCGTCAACGACCTGGACGGCGGCCGGGTGGAGGCCCTCGCCCAGGAGATCGGCGGAACCGTCGTCGCGGGGGACGCCTCCGGCATCGTGGACGCCGCTCGCGACGCCCTCGGCGGCACGGTCGACGTCTACTGCGCCAACGCCGGACTCGCGTCGGGCGGGGACGCCTTCGCCGAGGAGGACGTCTGGGCCGCGGCCTGGGACGTCAACGTCATGTCCCATGTGCGCGCGGCCAGGGCGCTGCTGCCGGACTGGCTGGAACGGGGCAGCGGCCGCTTCGTCTCCACCGCCTCGGCGGCCGGGCTGCTGACGATGATCGGCGCCGCCCCGTACAGCGTCACCAAGCACGGCGCCGTCGCCTTCGCGGAATGGCTCTCGCTCACCTACCGGCACCGCGGCGTCAAGGTCCACACGATCTGCCCCCAGGGCGTACGGACGGACATGCTCACGGCCGCCGGTTCCGCCGGCGACCTCGTGCTCGCGCCCACCGCGATCGAGCCGGAGGCCGTCGCCGACGCCCTCTTCGACGCCATGGAGCAGGACCGTTTCCTGGTCCTGCCGCATCCCGAGGTGGCCGGCTACTACCGCGCCCGCGCCAAGGACCCCGACCACTGGCTCGGCAACATGAACCACCTCCAGCAGAAGTGGGAGGGAGCCGGAGCATGACCGACTCGATCTACGCGGCGAAGCCCTGGACGGCCCTGCTCAGCGAGGCACAGCTCGCACCCGTCCACCCCGCCGAAACCATGGTCCACGCCTTCCGGGCGGCCGTCGGGCGGGCCCCGGAGCACACCGCGCTGGCCTACTTCGACGGGCGCCTCAGCTACCGCGAGACCGACGAGCTGTCCGACTCCGTGGCAGGGCACCTCGCCGCCGAGGGGCTGCGACGCGGCGACCGCGTCGCGATCATGCTCCAGAACACCCCGCACTTCGTCCTCGCGCTGCTCGGCGCCTGGAAGGCCGGTGCGACCGTCGTCCCGCTCAACCCGATGTACAAGTCCGGCGAGGTCGCTCACGTACTGAAGGACGCGGAGGTCACCGCGCTGATCTGCTCCGACCGCGCCTGGGAGTCCTACCTGCGGGCCACCGCCGAGGCCGCGCCGAGCGTGAGGATCGCGCTCACGGCCTGCGAGCTCGACCTCCAGTCGGCCGACGACCCCCGCGTGCTCGGCTTCGAGCGGCTTCCCGCGCCCGGCCCCGGCGACCTGGCGCGCGACCTGGTGACCGTGGCGCGCGGAGGGCTCGCCGCACCGGCCGGCCGGGAGCTCACCTCCGAGGACACCGCCCTCATCAGCTACACCTCCGGGACGAGCGGCACCCCCAAGGGGGCCATGAACTCCCAGGGCAACATCATGATCAACGCCGAGCGGCAGCGGGCCGGCCACCCCATCGACGAGGGCTCGGCCTACTTCGCGCTGGCCCCGCTCTTCCACATCACCGGCATGGTGTGCCAGCTCGCCGCCTGCGTCGCCAACACGGGCACCCTGGTCCTCGCCTACCGCTTCGAGGCGAGCGTCGTCCTGGAGGCCTTCGCGGAGCACCGCCCGGCCTACACGGTGGGCCCGTCGACCGCCTTCATGGCGCTCGCCGCGCACCCGGGGGTCACCCGGGAGCACTTCGCCTCCTTCAAGGTCATCTCCTCCGGCGGCGCGCCGCTGCCGCCGGCGCTGGTCGAGAAGTTCCGCGACGGCTTCGGTCCGTACATCCGCAACGGCTACGGGCTCACGGAGTGCACCGCGCCCTGCGCCTCGGTCCCGCCGGAGCACGAGGCGCCCGTCGACCCGGTGTCCGGGACCCTCTCCGTCGGCCTGCCCGGACCCGACACCGTGGTCAGGATCATCGACGAGAAGGGCGACGACGTCCCCTTCGGCGAACAGGGCGAGATCGCCGTACGCGGGCCCCAGGTCGTCTCCGGCTACTGGCACCTGCCCGAGGCCACCGCGGCCGCCTTCCCGGACGGGGAACTGCGCACCGGGGACATCGGGTTCATGGACACGGCCGGCTGGCTGTACGTGGTGGACCGCAAGAAGGACATGATCAACGCCTCCGGTTTCAAGGTCTGGCCCCGGGAGGTCGAGGACGTCCTCTACACCCATCCGGCGGTCCGGGAGGCGGCGGTGGTCGGCGTTCCCGACGCCTACCGCGGGGAGACCGTCCGGGCCTACGTCAGCCTGCGGCCGGGCGCCGGGACCGAACCGGGCGAGCTGAGCGCGTACTGCAGGGAACGGCTCGCCGCGTACAAGTACCCGCGCGAAGTGGAGATCCTGGCGGAGCTCCCGAAGACGGCGAGTGGGAAGATCCTCAGGCGGGAACTGCGTTCCCCTCGCTAGAACAGTTCACGCACGGTACGAGAGGACAGGTGGCGGCACATGGCCAAGGCGACGGACGGGAACGGTGCGCCCGTCCCCCAGAGGCTGCTGGCCGCCGCCACCCGGCTCTTCGCGGAGCGCGGCTACGACCGCACCTCCGTGCAGGAGATCGTCGAGGCGGCGGGAGTGACCAAGGGGGCGCTCTACCACTACTTCGGCTCCAAGGAGGACCTCCTCCAGGAGGTCTACGCCCGGGTGCTGCGGCTCCAGCAGGAGCGGCTCGACGCCTTCGCGAACGCCGAGGCGCCGGTCGAGCGGCGGCTGCGTGACGCGGCGGCGGACGTGGTCGTCACCACCATCGAGAACCTTGACGACGCCTCCATCTTCTTCCGCTCCATGCACCATCTGAGCCCGGAGAAGAACAAGCAGGTACGGATCGAGCGCCGGCGCTACCACGAGCGCTTCCGGGCCCTGATCGAGGAGGGGCAGCAGGCCGGGGTGTTCTCGACAGCGACCCCGGCGGACCTCGTCGTCGACTACCACTTCGGCTCGGTCCACCACCTGTCCACCTGGTACCGCCCGGACGGCCCGCTCAGCCAGCAGGAGGTCGCGGACCACCTGGCCGACCTGCTGCTGAGGGCCCTGCGCCCCTGAGGGCGTCCCGGACGTAGGCGAGCCGCACCGGCCGCGCCCCGGCCGCCGGATTGGGCGGTGCGGGACCGGACCCGCTCGCGAGTGCCCGATATGCGGACGGCTCTGTCCGGATTCCACCCTTGACGGTACGCGGACATTGATTGAGCATCGGGGGCGCACCGCGCACCGCCCGCTCCAGGCCCCGGTCGTGCACGCCCGGGGACCCCCCGCACGTTCCGTCAGTCCCCGAACGGAATCCGGAGCCCTCGATGAACCTCGCCCGTCTCAGATCCCTTCCCGTGGCCGCGCTCGCCGTCGCGGCCCTGCTGGTGACCGCGGCCCCCGCCGCCCAGGCCACTCCCGAGGCCGTTGCCGCGGCCCCCGACATCCCGCTCGCCAACGTCAAGGCGCACCTCACCCAGTTGCAGTCGATAGCCACCGCCAACGGCGGCAACCGGGCCCACGGCCGGACCGGTTACAAGGCGTCGGTCGACTACGTGAAGGCCAAGCTGGACGCCGCCGGGTACACCACGGCGCTCCAGCAGTTCACCTCCGGCGGTGCCACCGGGTACAACCTGATCGCCGACTGGCCCGGCGGCGACCCGAACCAGGTCCTCATGGCCGGCTCACACCTCGACTCGGTGACCTCCGGTGCGGGCATCAACGACAACGGCTCCGGATCGGCGGCCGTGCTGGAGACCGCCCTCGCCGTCTCGCGGGCGCAGCTCGCACCGGACAAGCACCTGCGTTTCGCCTGGTGGGGAGCCGAGGAACTTGGCCTCGTCGGTTCGAAGTACTACGTCAACAACCTGGCCACCACCGAGCGTTCCAAGCTCGCCGGCTACCTCAACTTCGACATGATCGGCTCGCCCAACCCCGGCTACTTCGTCTACGACGACGACCCGGTCATCGAGCAGACCTTCAAGGACTACTACGCCGGTCTGTCGATACCCACCGAGATCGAGACCGAGGGCGACGGCCGTTCCGACCACGCCCCGTTCAAGAACGCGGGCGTGCCGGTGGGCGGGCTGTTCTCCGGCGCGGACTACACGAAGACCAGCGCCCAGGCCCAGAAGTGGGGCGGAACCGCCGGCCAGTCCTTCGACCGCTGCTACCACTCGTCGTGCGACACGACGGCGAACATCGACGACACGGCCCTGAACCGCAACAGCGACGCGGTCGCCCACGCGATATGGACCCTGTCCGCCGGGACGGTCACCCCGCCCACCGGGACCGTCTTCAGTAACGCCGCCAACGTCTCCGTGCCCGACAACGGCGCCGCGGTGACCTCCTCGGTCGCGGTCACCGGCCGCACGGGCAACGCCCCGTCCGCGCTCAAGGTGGGGGTCGACATCAAGCACACCTACCGCGGAGACCTCGTCGTCGACCTGCTCGCACCCGACGGGACCGCGTACCGGCTGAAGAACTCCAGCAGCAGCGACTCGGCGGACAACGTGATCGCGACGTACACCGTCGACGCGTC
The DNA window shown above is from Streptomyces sp. Alt3 and carries:
- a CDS encoding N-acetylmuramoyl-L-alanine amidase, with protein sequence MSLPTAYGAAAHQDGPVRSEVHKLPLKSEGHGEAALSRRTTEPFGMLGVSWPDADAEVRGEIEARTRSAETGEWSDWITLEPYLPGLDGERPSERGSTEPVWVGRSDGAEVRVGDGAASGTLPAGLRLDMVDPVAGGDQAQGGAADAAPAAFTSAAVDPGPPSTVPQPPVVSRAQWGADESLNDEGPIYLEKGVIKAVFVHHTTDGTYNCADSAAVVRALHVYHVKTNGWRDLGYNFLVDKCGTIFEGRQGGIDQPVMGAHTYGFNSESTSVAIIGNYTTAGAPAAALEATARVAAYKLGQYGGDPAGSTTLVAGATQKNYAGKEFVAGQSYPFSQISGHRDGFNTECPGMKLYPQLGDIRTLAAGPVQALKVTSVGGGAFAVESGYETPGPVTLNWSTSTPSSLISGFELLVDGRSVATVAGSARSASTTLVPGAHKVEVKAVHQSGRTTVATAVNVNVPSPKTFVPVTPERVMDTRAGLGVPKAPVGAGGVVTLQVTGANGIPATGVGAVVLNVTATNVTGETSYVSVYPDGTTRTSASNLNLVKGQTAPNLVIVPVVNGKVNFYNRSGTLDLLADVTGYFTSVGEGSTHVNLGPKRVMDTREGLGVPKAPVGADSAVTLQVAGVDGVPAEGVTAVVLNVTATNVTGATSYVSVYPDGTERTSASNLNLVKGQTAPNLVIVPVVNGKVNFYNRSGTLDLIADITGYFATGDEGASHVNLGPKRVMDTREGLGVPKAPVGADGVVTLQVAGVDGVPAEGVTAVVLNVTATNVTGATSYVSVYPDGTERTSASNLNLVKGETAANLVIVPVVNGKVSFYNRSGTLDLIADITGYFRK
- a CDS encoding exo-beta-N-acetylmuramidase NamZ family protein, with protein sequence MTLSRRGLLAAGGAMGALATTAAGPGTAVAAGHGAGRNRVRTGFDRLAADGYRLLAGEKVGIVTNPTGITGDVRHIVDVMHPDDRVNLTAVFGPEHGFRGTAQAGGSEGRYDDPATGLPVYDTYLKSGRPLADIFTASGVDTVVFDIQDAGARFYTYIWTLYDCMEAAALAGKRFVVLDRPNPVTGRAALGPVLDPAFASFVGRREISQAHGMTVAELALLFNTEFLAESPVELEVVKMSGWRRADFFDATGLPWVPPSPNMPTPETAVVYSGTCLFEGTNLSEGRGTTRPFELLGAEGVDHRWAAAANALDLPGVAFREAYFAPTFSKFQGKTVGGVQVHVQDREAFDPVRTGIALLVTAKRTWSGFAWRADNAIDRLSGNTRVRTMIDAGADTDEVVGAWAADLAAFRRTRREYLLYR
- a CDS encoding SDR family oxidoreductase, which gives rise to MSTVQGAGVVVTGAGGGIGAALARRFAAEGARVVVNDLDGGRVEALAQEIGGTVVAGDASGIVDAARDALGGTVDVYCANAGLASGGDAFAEEDVWAAAWDVNVMSHVRAARALLPDWLERGSGRFVSTASAAGLLTMIGAAPYSVTKHGAVAFAEWLSLTYRHRGVKVHTICPQGVRTDMLTAAGSAGDLVLAPTAIEPEAVADALFDAMEQDRFLVLPHPEVAGYYRARAKDPDHWLGNMNHLQQKWEGAGA
- a CDS encoding AMP-binding protein, whose product is MTDSIYAAKPWTALLSEAQLAPVHPAETMVHAFRAAVGRAPEHTALAYFDGRLSYRETDELSDSVAGHLAAEGLRRGDRVAIMLQNTPHFVLALLGAWKAGATVVPLNPMYKSGEVAHVLKDAEVTALICSDRAWESYLRATAEAAPSVRIALTACELDLQSADDPRVLGFERLPAPGPGDLARDLVTVARGGLAAPAGRELTSEDTALISYTSGTSGTPKGAMNSQGNIMINAERQRAGHPIDEGSAYFALAPLFHITGMVCQLAACVANTGTLVLAYRFEASVVLEAFAEHRPAYTVGPSTAFMALAAHPGVTREHFASFKVISSGGAPLPPALVEKFRDGFGPYIRNGYGLTECTAPCASVPPEHEAPVDPVSGTLSVGLPGPDTVVRIIDEKGDDVPFGEQGEIAVRGPQVVSGYWHLPEATAAAFPDGELRTGDIGFMDTAGWLYVVDRKKDMINASGFKVWPREVEDVLYTHPAVREAAVVGVPDAYRGETVRAYVSLRPGAGTEPGELSAYCRERLAAYKYPREVEILAELPKTASGKILRRELRSPR
- a CDS encoding TetR/AcrR family transcriptional regulator produces the protein MAKATDGNGAPVPQRLLAAATRLFAERGYDRTSVQEIVEAAGVTKGALYHYFGSKEDLLQEVYARVLRLQQERLDAFANAEAPVERRLRDAAADVVVTTIENLDDASIFFRSMHHLSPEKNKQVRIERRRYHERFRALIEEGQQAGVFSTATPADLVVDYHFGSVHHLSTWYRPDGPLSQQEVADHLADLLLRALRP
- a CDS encoding M28 family metallopeptidase, whose protein sequence is MNLARLRSLPVAALAVAALLVTAAPAAQATPEAVAAAPDIPLANVKAHLTQLQSIATANGGNRAHGRTGYKASVDYVKAKLDAAGYTTALQQFTSGGATGYNLIADWPGGDPNQVLMAGSHLDSVTSGAGINDNGSGSAAVLETALAVSRAQLAPDKHLRFAWWGAEELGLVGSKYYVNNLATTERSKLAGYLNFDMIGSPNPGYFVYDDDPVIEQTFKDYYAGLSIPTEIETEGDGRSDHAPFKNAGVPVGGLFSGADYTKTSAQAQKWGGTAGQSFDRCYHSSCDTTANIDDTALNRNSDAVAHAIWTLSAGTVTPPTGTVFSNAANVSVPDNGAAVTSSVAVTGRTGNAPSALKVGVDIKHTYRGDLVVDLLAPDGTAYRLKNSSSSDSADNVIATYTVDASSETANGTWKLQVRDVAAQDTGYIDSWQLTF